A single Anopheles maculipalpis chromosome 3RL, idAnoMacuDA_375_x, whole genome shotgun sequence DNA region contains:
- the LOC126565882 gene encoding protein Wnt-1-like: MVQQVVEVRPFGLRLSHPTCNLAADRVLPRRILQLVLLLLLYCSGFADGSWWRIADLSLDPDHFHRDNRSYELCGDSTFFTDHQRDTCYNNPALLKIIVDAANTAKYECQTYFQNNRWNCSAKRGSGIYYGNFDDKGNRETAYLSAINSASLAWQITRSCTKGELTTCECDRIKRSKHSNKWTWGGCSEDIKYGIKQARSFTDPQENRTTSFGLMNLHNNEAARRILRSKMEKVCKCHGMSGSCTTRVCWRRLPPMKLIADTLGSMFDAAAQVKPVENKGIIRKLTRKDLDYKKVNKSDLVYIAESPNYCEENESLGIFSTRGRFCNRTSYGIEGCRLLCCGRGYQTRVRNVEEKCNCKFVWCCSVKCDTCSMRKDEHICN; the protein is encoded by the exons ATGGTCCAGCAGGTGGTGGAGGTTCGTCCGTTTGGCTTACGGCTTTCACACCCCACGTGCAATCTAGCGGCCGATCGGGTCCTACCACGGCGAATCCTCCAgctcgtgctgctgctgcttctgtacTGTAGCGGGTTCGCCGATGGTAGCTGGTGGCGCATTGCTGACCTCTCGCTCGATCCAGACCACTTCCATCGGGACAATCGGAGCTATGAGCTGTGCGGTGATTCAACGTTTTTCACCGATCATCAGCGAGATACGTGCTACAATAATCCTGCCCTGTTGAAG ATTATTGTCGATGCAGCGAATACTGCGAAATATGAGTGCCAAACATACTTTCAAAACAACCGCTGGAACTGCTCGGCAAAACGTGGGTCCGGCATTTATTACGGAAATTTCGACGATAAAG gcaatcgtgaAACCGCCTACCTTAGCGCAATCAACTCAGCATCACTAGCCTGGCAGATCACGCGCTCCTGCACCAAGGGTGAGCTGACAACCTGCGAGTGTGACCGTATCAAGCGCAGCAAGCACAGCAACAAATGGACCTGGGGCGGCTGCTCCGAGGACATCAAGTATGGCATCAAACAGGCCCGTTCGTTCACCGATCCGCAGGAGAACCGTACCACGAGCTTTGGGCTGATGAATCTACACAACAATGAGGCAGCACGACGA ATATTACGGTCAAAGATGGAGAAAGTTTGCAAATGTCACGGAATGTCCGGCTCCTGCACGACACGTGTCTGCTGGCGACGGCTACCACCGATGAAGCTGATCGCCGACACGCTCGGCTCGATGTTCGATGCGGCAGCACAAGTGAag CCAGTTGAAAACAAGGGAATTATAAGGAAACTGACGCGGAAGGATCTCGACTACAAGAAGGTGAACAAGTCAGATTTGGTGTACATTGCGGAATCACCTAACTACTGCGAGGAAAATGAaag TTTGGGCATCTTTAGCACACGTGGCCGTTTCTGCAACCGAACATCGTACGGCATCGAAGGGTGCCGGCTACTGTGCTGCGGCCGGGGCTATCAGACACGCGTACGCAACGTGGAGGAAAAGTGCAACTGCAAGTTTGTCTGGTGCTGCTCGGTCAAGTGTGACACGTGCAGCATGCGCAAGGATGAACACATCTGCAACTAA